The genomic stretch CCAAGAAGAAAGTGCGTGTGGCGATCATCGGCGTGGGCAACTGCGCCTCGTCGCTGGTCCAGGGCGTCCACTACTACCGCAAAGCCAAGCCCACCGACCTGATCCCGGGGTTGATGCACGTCAATCTGGGTGGCTACCACATCCGGGATATCGAATTCACCTCCGCCTTCGACGTGGTCAAAGGCAAGGTCGGCAAGGACCTGAGCGAGGCGATCTTCGCTTACCCCAACAACACCATCAAGTTCTCCGAAGTGCCAAAGCTGGGTGTCAAGGTGTATCGCGGCATGACCCACGATGGTTTGGGCCAGTATGTCTCCGGCGTGGTCGAGAAAGAGGAAGGCCCGACGGATGACATCATCGGAATCCTGAAGGACACCAAGACCGACGTGGTGGTCTCGTACCTGCCGGTCGGATCCGAAATGGCGACTAAGTGGTACGTCGAGCAGGTGCTCGAGGCGGGCTGCGCTTTCGTCAACTGCATCCCGGTGTTCATCGCCAGCTCGGAGTATTGGGCAGGCCGCTTCCGCGAGCATGGGGTTCCGATCATTGGCGATGACATCAAGAGCCAGGTCGGCGCCACGATCACTCATCGGGTGCTGACCAACCTGTTCGCTGACCGCGGGGTCCAGATGCAGCGCACGTACCAGCTGAACTTCGGCGGCAACATGGACTTCTACAATATGCTTGAGCGAACCCGGCTCGAATCGAAGAAGATCTCAAAGACCAATGCCGTCACCAGCCAACTGCCGTACGAACTGCCGCCCGAGTCGATCCACGTCGGCCCGAGCGACTACGTGCCGTGGCTGACCGACCGCAAGTGGGCCTACATCCGCATGGAAGGCATCAGCTTCGGCGACGTGCCCCTCAACCTCGAGCTCAAGCTGGAGGTCTGGGATTCGCCGAACTCGGCGGGCGTGGTCATCGATGCGGTTCGGTGTGCCAAGCTCGCCCTCGACCGAGGTCTGTCCGGCCCGGTCCTGGCGCCGTCGTCGTACTTCATGAAAGCCCCGCCCAAGCAGTTCAGGGACGAGCTGGCACGCCAGATGGTCGAGGATTACATCGCCGGCAAGCTCTAGCCGCGACCAGGGTCGCGAATCCTC from Anaerolineales bacterium encodes the following:
- a CDS encoding inositol-3-phosphate synthase, with product MATKKKVRVAIIGVGNCASSLVQGVHYYRKAKPTDLIPGLMHVNLGGYHIRDIEFTSAFDVVKGKVGKDLSEAIFAYPNNTIKFSEVPKLGVKVYRGMTHDGLGQYVSGVVEKEEGPTDDIIGILKDTKTDVVVSYLPVGSEMATKWYVEQVLEAGCAFVNCIPVFIASSEYWAGRFREHGVPIIGDDIKSQVGATITHRVLTNLFADRGVQMQRTYQLNFGGNMDFYNMLERTRLESKKISKTNAVTSQLPYELPPESIHVGPSDYVPWLTDRKWAYIRMEGISFGDVPLNLELKLEVWDSPNSAGVVIDAVRCAKLALDRGLSGPVLAPSSYFMKAPPKQFRDELARQMVEDYIAGKL